Proteins from a genomic interval of Hyalangium ruber:
- a CDS encoding TOMM system kinase/cyclase fusion protein, producing MDPITAGTVFQNRYEILGKLGEGGFGQVYRARQMATRHEVAIKVLRALHTTNDSHIARFQREMQLCAQLYHPNIVRFIDSGKAEPDLLYTVFEYVPGKTLADVLAEDGALTPWEAAHLMLQVLDALACAHNRSVIHRDLKPQNIMVTTTGVRRNALVLDFGLGTLAADSPQEDMARITRTSEMLGTPSYAAPEQLRGEPVTARSDLYSWGLIFLECLTGRRVVEGATLQQLIHKQLGPEPIAVPSWLENHRLGRLLRKVTNKNAETRDISAQSVLRELEACSSEGWPLSDAQLARTPTSAQMQMPETVIARNEGERRQLTAVCCSLRLVGAADGATDEEDMDRMLRALNASCASIARSYDAHVGGVLGEWVLFYFGYPKAQEDDARRAARAALAMVARMEQQGASLARDRGGRVEFRVGIHTGLVISQEPRALGPGDLPALIGSTPNTAVRLEARAEPGTILISEATSRLLRGHFATEPASDSAFRLLHEYRGLASSQLLEGSAIIPLYGRTQELEFLSQRWWQVVAGTGQSVLLTGEPGIGKSRLVQELIRQVRGTSHALLECRCTAEGRNSVLDPVVDLLSRLLGVSPDWTPEQTVSALEALLSQHGFVLDEAMPLFLGLLSVKAGADRYPPPNVSPQLAKERMLDAVVSLFFEMAQQQPLLLSVEDLHWADPTTLEMLAQLVSDVPTARICLMLTSRPDFSPPWTVTHHLQLSRLDRKRVEEMVSGLTQKRPLPKEVVEQLVNRTDGVPLFVEELTRVVAESLPVGTDTPTRLYSPSQLSIPTTLRDSLTSRLDRLGPAKELAQLAAALGREFNYEVLKAVSEREEQELQRELKALVDADLVHRRRGVRSPTYLFKHALIRDTAYESMLKPLRRQVHARIAATLEAHFPELVETRPDLLAMHHATAEQKRQALGYAQRAGMAALMRYANQETVAHITEALSWLEVVEDPRERATLELGLNIILIPAMMVIRGWSDERIKELVEHSQQLIDFLGDSPQIVPTLWALWLYHNTRGHRAQARTLVDRLLSMAEQTGNGDLKLMALAARGNNTVAEGSLRESRASFEQVLSLYEPARHLPLAIHFGFDARAWAETSIALVKWMLGYPDQANAHIQAGFSWAQECKHPSSLGTAYLYRLTIFQVRGEREQLVQAADTGLEFTQRHGLAMQTAYCQMLRSWAVRDADSLRKALAAQESIGLELGMTYYKSLLADVECDAQRYDSALEVIQDVMAWGRRLGEHYMMPELLRLESRCLSARGDTAGAEACLRESISIAREQSSKMAELKSTHSLYELLQLRGQESEIREILAALLQGFNEGLDSPDIARARALLGQRHA from the coding sequence TTGGATCCAATCACCGCGGGAACCGTCTTCCAGAACCGTTACGAGATTCTTGGCAAGTTGGGGGAGGGGGGATTCGGCCAGGTGTACCGGGCGCGTCAGATGGCGACGCGTCACGAGGTGGCGATCAAGGTCCTGCGGGCCCTGCACACCACGAATGACAGTCACATCGCGCGCTTCCAACGTGAGATGCAGCTTTGCGCGCAGCTCTACCACCCCAACATCGTGCGGTTCATCGACTCGGGGAAGGCCGAGCCGGACCTGCTGTACACCGTCTTCGAATACGTGCCGGGCAAGACGCTGGCGGATGTGCTGGCGGAGGACGGGGCGCTCACGCCGTGGGAGGCCGCGCACCTGATGCTGCAGGTGCTCGACGCGCTGGCGTGCGCCCACAACCGGAGCGTCATCCACCGGGACCTCAAGCCGCAGAACATCATGGTCACCACCACGGGCGTGCGGCGCAACGCGCTGGTGCTCGACTTCGGGCTGGGCACGCTCGCCGCCGACAGCCCCCAGGAGGACATGGCGCGCATTACGCGCACGAGTGAGATGCTGGGCACGCCCTCGTACGCCGCGCCGGAGCAGCTGCGCGGCGAGCCGGTGACGGCGCGCTCGGATCTGTACTCCTGGGGTCTCATCTTCTTGGAGTGTCTCACCGGGCGCCGGGTCGTCGAGGGCGCCACCCTTCAGCAGCTCATTCACAAGCAATTGGGGCCCGAGCCCATCGCCGTGCCCTCCTGGCTCGAGAACCACCGGCTGGGCCGGCTGCTGCGCAAGGTGACCAACAAGAACGCCGAGACGCGAGACATCTCCGCCCAGAGCGTGCTGCGCGAGCTCGAGGCCTGCTCCTCCGAGGGGTGGCCGCTGAGCGACGCGCAGCTGGCCCGGACGCCTACTTCCGCGCAGATGCAGATGCCCGAGACGGTCATCGCCCGGAACGAGGGTGAGCGCCGCCAGCTCACCGCGGTCTGTTGCAGCCTGCGCCTGGTCGGCGCGGCGGACGGTGCGACGGATGAAGAGGATATGGACCGGATGCTGCGCGCCCTGAACGCCTCGTGTGCCAGCATCGCCCGGAGCTACGACGCCCACGTGGGCGGAGTGCTGGGCGAGTGGGTGCTGTTCTATTTCGGCTACCCGAAGGCGCAGGAGGATGATGCGCGACGCGCGGCCCGGGCGGCGCTGGCGATGGTGGCGCGCATGGAGCAGCAGGGCGCCTCGCTGGCGCGCGATCGCGGCGGGCGGGTGGAGTTCCGGGTGGGCATCCACACGGGGCTCGTCATCAGTCAGGAGCCGCGTGCCCTGGGACCAGGAGACCTGCCGGCGCTGATCGGCAGCACTCCCAACACGGCGGTGCGGCTGGAGGCGCGGGCCGAGCCGGGCACCATCCTCATCAGCGAGGCCACCTCGAGGCTGCTGCGGGGCCACTTCGCCACCGAGCCGGCGAGCGACTCGGCGTTCCGCCTGCTTCATGAGTACCGGGGCCTGGCCTCGTCCCAGTTGCTGGAAGGCTCCGCGATCATCCCCCTGTACGGCCGCACGCAGGAGCTGGAGTTCCTGTCGCAGCGCTGGTGGCAGGTGGTGGCTGGCACCGGGCAGAGCGTGCTGCTCACGGGCGAGCCCGGCATTGGCAAATCTCGTCTGGTCCAGGAGCTCATCCGCCAGGTACGTGGCACCTCGCACGCCCTGCTCGAATGTCGCTGTACGGCGGAAGGCCGCAACAGCGTGCTCGACCCCGTGGTGGACCTGTTGTCGCGGCTGCTGGGCGTCAGCCCTGACTGGACGCCGGAGCAGACCGTCAGCGCGCTCGAGGCGCTGCTGTCTCAGCACGGCTTCGTGTTGGACGAGGCGATGCCGCTGTTCCTGGGGCTGCTGTCGGTGAAGGCGGGGGCCGATCGCTACCCTCCGCCGAATGTCTCTCCGCAGCTGGCCAAGGAGAGGATGCTCGATGCGGTGGTGAGCCTCTTCTTCGAGATGGCGCAGCAGCAGCCGCTGCTGCTGTCGGTGGAGGATCTGCACTGGGCGGACCCGACGACGCTGGAGATGCTCGCGCAGCTGGTGAGCGATGTTCCCACCGCGCGCATCTGCCTGATGCTCACCTCGCGCCCGGACTTCTCACCACCGTGGACCGTGACCCACCACCTGCAGCTCAGCCGACTGGATCGCAAGCGGGTGGAGGAGATGGTGAGTGGCCTCACCCAGAAGCGGCCCCTGCCCAAGGAGGTGGTGGAGCAGCTGGTGAACCGCACGGACGGAGTACCGCTCTTCGTCGAGGAGCTGACGCGCGTGGTGGCCGAGTCGCTGCCGGTAGGCACGGATACGCCCACGCGCCTGTACTCCCCCAGCCAGCTCTCCATCCCCACCACGCTGCGAGACTCGCTGACGTCGCGCCTGGACCGGTTGGGGCCGGCCAAGGAGCTGGCGCAGCTGGCGGCGGCGCTGGGGCGTGAGTTCAACTACGAGGTGCTCAAGGCCGTCTCCGAGCGCGAGGAGCAGGAGCTGCAGCGCGAGCTGAAGGCGCTGGTGGACGCCGACCTCGTCCACCGCCGGCGCGGAGTGCGCAGCCCCACCTACCTCTTCAAGCACGCGCTCATCCGGGACACGGCCTATGAGTCCATGCTCAAGCCCCTGCGCCGCCAGGTGCATGCCCGCATCGCGGCGACCCTGGAGGCGCACTTCCCCGAGCTCGTCGAGACGCGCCCGGACCTGCTGGCGATGCACCACGCCACCGCGGAGCAGAAGCGCCAGGCGCTGGGCTACGCGCAGCGGGCCGGCATGGCCGCGCTGATGCGCTACGCCAACCAGGAGACCGTCGCTCACATCACCGAGGCGCTGTCGTGGCTGGAGGTGGTGGAGGACCCTCGCGAGCGGGCCACGCTGGAGCTGGGGCTCAACATCATCCTCATCCCGGCGATGATGGTCATCCGGGGCTGGTCGGACGAGCGCATCAAGGAGCTGGTGGAGCACTCGCAGCAGCTCATCGACTTCCTGGGAGACAGCCCGCAGATCGTCCCGACACTGTGGGCGCTGTGGCTCTACCACAACACCCGCGGACACCGGGCGCAGGCGCGCACCCTGGTGGACAGGCTGCTCTCCATGGCGGAGCAGACGGGCAATGGCGACTTGAAGCTCATGGCGCTGGCGGCGCGGGGCAACAACACCGTCGCCGAGGGCTCGCTGCGGGAGTCCCGGGCGAGCTTCGAGCAGGTCCTCTCGCTCTATGAGCCGGCGCGCCACCTGCCGCTGGCGATTCATTTCGGGTTCGACGCCCGGGCCTGGGCCGAGACGTCCATCGCCCTGGTGAAGTGGATGCTGGGCTACCCCGACCAGGCGAACGCCCACATCCAGGCGGGCTTTTCCTGGGCCCAGGAGTGCAAGCACCCCAGCAGCCTCGGGACGGCGTATCTCTATCGCCTGACCATCTTCCAGGTGCGCGGGGAGCGCGAGCAGCTCGTCCAGGCGGCCGACACCGGCCTGGAGTTCACTCAGCGGCACGGTCTGGCCATGCAGACAGCGTATTGCCAGATGCTGCGCAGCTGGGCCGTGCGGGACGCGGACAGCCTGCGCAAGGCTTTGGCGGCCCAGGAGAGCATCGGCCTGGAGCTGGGGATGACCTACTACAAGTCCCTGCTGGCGGACGTGGAGTGTGACGCGCAGCGCTACGACTCGGCGCTCGAAGTCATTCAGGACGTCATGGCCTGGGGCCGCCGCCTGGGCGAGCACTACATGATGCCGGAGCTGCTGCGCCTCGAGAGCCGCTGCCTGAGCGCGCGCGGCGACACCGCGGGCGCCGAGGCCTGCCTGCGCGAGTCCATCTCCATCGCGCGGGAGCAGTCCTCAAAGATGGCGGAGCTGAAATCCACGCATTCCTTGTATGAATTGCTTCAATTGCGGGGACAGGAGTCTGAGATTCGCGAAATCCTTGCAGCCTTGCTGCAAGGATTTAACGAGGGGCTCGACTCGCCAGACATTGCTCGGGCGCGGGCGCTCCTCGGGCAGCGCCACGCATAG
- a CDS encoding amidase, which produces MHLNEYIQFDGLGLAALVRRKEVSAAELLQTALTALERTNPTLNAVIATLEDEARATLKQGLPEGPFTGVPFLIKDIILHAANVPTAMGSRVLKELNLKLPYDSTLMTRYRRAGVVLMGRTNLPELGLLLTTEPQAWGPTRNPWDLERSPGGSSGGTAAAVRAGVVPLGHGSDGGGSLRVPAAMCGLFGLKPTRGRISAGPNIGDLLNGFCVEHVLTRSVRDSAAMLDATAGADFGDPYIIPPPERPFREEAAREPGRLRVAFSRKAPSGVPVSPECVAAVEDVARMCASLGHDVIEAVPQYSTEALDAACAVLWTSGFAAWVDSVSAMLGHTLGQDSFEASTWATVQHGRTVKGSEVQNALGMLNPISRAVGRFFAEYDVLLTPTLAVPPFRLGYLDGNAPLSYMEFFQRQAAICPFTVLFNATGQPAMNVPLHWSSGGLPIGVQFAGRWGDEATLFRLAGQLEQARPWAQRWPRFNAASPART; this is translated from the coding sequence ATGCACCTGAATGAATACATCCAATTCGATGGCCTGGGTCTGGCCGCGCTCGTGCGGCGCAAGGAGGTGTCCGCCGCTGAACTGCTGCAGACGGCCCTTACGGCCCTGGAGCGCACCAATCCCACGCTCAACGCGGTCATCGCCACGCTTGAGGATGAGGCGCGGGCCACGTTGAAGCAAGGCCTGCCGGAGGGGCCCTTCACGGGAGTGCCCTTCCTCATCAAGGACATCATCCTGCACGCGGCCAACGTGCCCACGGCGATGGGCAGCCGGGTGCTGAAGGAGCTGAACCTGAAGCTGCCGTACGACTCCACGCTGATGACGCGCTACCGCCGCGCGGGCGTGGTGCTCATGGGGCGCACCAACCTGCCCGAGCTGGGGCTGCTGCTGACCACCGAGCCCCAGGCCTGGGGCCCCACTCGAAACCCGTGGGACTTGGAGCGCAGCCCGGGAGGCTCCAGCGGAGGCACGGCGGCGGCGGTGCGCGCGGGCGTGGTTCCGCTGGGGCACGGCAGCGACGGCGGGGGCTCCCTCCGCGTGCCCGCCGCGATGTGCGGCCTGTTCGGGCTGAAGCCGACGCGGGGCCGCATCTCCGCGGGCCCCAACATTGGAGACCTCCTCAACGGGTTCTGCGTCGAGCACGTGCTCACGCGCTCGGTGCGCGACAGCGCGGCCATGCTGGATGCCACCGCGGGGGCGGACTTCGGTGACCCGTACATCATCCCCCCGCCCGAGCGTCCCTTCCGCGAGGAGGCTGCCCGGGAGCCGGGGCGGCTGCGCGTGGCCTTCTCCCGGAAGGCGCCCTCGGGCGTACCGGTCAGCCCCGAGTGCGTGGCGGCCGTGGAGGACGTGGCACGGATGTGCGCCTCGCTGGGGCATGACGTCATCGAAGCGGTGCCCCAGTACAGCACCGAGGCGCTGGACGCCGCGTGCGCGGTGCTCTGGACCTCGGGCTTCGCCGCCTGGGTGGACTCCGTCTCGGCCATGCTGGGGCACACCCTCGGGCAGGACAGCTTCGAGGCCTCTACCTGGGCCACGGTGCAGCATGGCCGCACCGTCAAGGGCTCCGAGGTGCAGAACGCGCTGGGCATGCTCAACCCCATCTCACGCGCCGTTGGCCGCTTCTTCGCCGAGTACGACGTGCTGCTCACTCCCACGCTCGCCGTGCCGCCGTTCCGGCTGGGCTACCTGGACGGCAATGCGCCGCTCTCCTATATGGAGTTCTTCCAGCGCCAGGCGGCCATCTGCCCCTTCACCGTCCTGTTCAACGCCACGGGCCAGCCCGCCATGAACGTGCCGCTCCACTGGAGCTCGGGAGGGCTGCCCATTGGCGTCCAGTTCGCCGGACGCTGGGGCGACGAGGCCACGCTGTTCCGCCTCGCCGGCCAGCTCGAGCAGGCCCGTCCCTGGGCTCAGCGCTGGCCGCGCTTCAATGCCGCATCACCTGCGCGCACCTGA
- a CDS encoding AAA family ATPase produces the protein MIRSVRFENFRCLREVELSFTPLTVLVGPSGSGKTSVLEGMHYRLACETSDYWRMDASQQVLLQWTFTDGNQVRRVFPLAELDSLSVHGHAVQGISLEPSVLRTDSPLGRVTALSPTGDNLAAVFSSLAPAQREAVVTQLCRLVPSIGDVSVRQSGPRTQQLRFRDRWQSDIWFTPWQVADSVLLLMALLVLPHQLPLPDVLTLDEPERGLPSRVLGEVVGMLRRLSIGAPGVPPVQVILATHSFDLLEHIQPDEVRLLSRSPEDGAVRVGTSLQDSQDWRGRSSEPS, from the coding sequence GTGATCCGGTCGGTCCGCTTCGAGAACTTCCGCTGCCTGAGGGAGGTGGAGCTGTCGTTCACCCCGCTCACGGTGCTGGTGGGCCCCAGCGGCTCGGGGAAGACGTCCGTGCTCGAGGGCATGCACTACCGGCTGGCGTGTGAGACGTCCGACTACTGGCGCATGGATGCATCGCAGCAAGTGCTGCTGCAGTGGACGTTCACGGACGGCAACCAGGTGCGCCGGGTGTTCCCGCTGGCGGAGCTCGACTCGTTGTCGGTGCATGGGCACGCGGTGCAGGGCATCTCGCTGGAGCCCAGTGTGCTGCGCACCGACAGCCCGCTGGGGCGCGTCACGGCGCTGAGCCCCACGGGGGACAACCTCGCCGCCGTGTTCTCCTCGCTGGCGCCCGCGCAGCGCGAGGCCGTGGTGACTCAGCTCTGCCGCCTGGTGCCCTCCATTGGAGATGTCTCCGTCCGGCAGTCGGGCCCACGCACCCAGCAACTGCGCTTCCGAGACCGCTGGCAGTCCGACATCTGGTTCACCCCGTGGCAGGTGGCCGACAGCGTGCTGCTGTTGATGGCGCTGCTGGTGTTGCCGCACCAGCTCCCGCTGCCGGACGTGCTCACCCTGGACGAGCCCGAGCGGGGGCTGCCCTCGCGCGTGCTGGGCGAGGTGGTGGGGATGCTGCGGCGGCTGTCCATCGGGGCGCCCGGGGTGCCGCCGGTGCAGGTCATCCTCGCCACGCACTCGTTCGATCTGCTCGAGCACATCCAGCCCGACGAGGTCCGGCTGCTGTCGCGCTCGCCCGAGGATGGCGCCGTGCGCGTGGGCACCTCGCTCCAGGACTCGCAGGACTGGCGCGGCCGCTCCAGCGAGCCCTCCTGA
- a CDS encoding sensor histidine kinase yields the protein MLFAGVALGLVVAIGAALYQSSSEAQTLRQRLRATGQRLSLYAEMSHSSWSYLERLLVARRAKQDTRQLLQEHEQIIRADFEQLRQGVLDEQLWVDVKSSPDELLQLETLAQARLQWARQVEEVVRPLDGQGPAPEAWWSLLAMYERQVYPQLAKAKGTQDEKMRRLQVLMNTSLERSQRLGRIIPLGASVLLGLLTVLILVPLHRELRKLRAGAERIGQGDFTVELPVGRKDELGALAQAFNRMTQELRGTLQQREQVMKAEAEAAERELRHHAEVAASDIRRYNTLLEQMVRTRTAELESSNAQLANSLRQLQAMQAQLMFTDRLAAMGRLAAGVGHEINNPLVYVITNINYLRTELARTDAPPSDEERKELLQAVEEAREGAERVRLIVQDLKTLSRPDDASNGTADLVAVVRSAAKIAAHEIRRRARLVEDFESVALVRGNAARLGQVFLNLLINAAHAIPEGKVEQNEIRVVARQESSERIIVEVRDTGCGIPAENLERIFDPFFTTKPSGQGTGLGLSLCHNIITALGGTITVESQLDQGTTFRVSLPAVKAERQARG from the coding sequence TTGCTGTTCGCCGGAGTGGCCCTGGGCCTCGTGGTCGCCATCGGGGCGGCGCTCTACCAGAGCTCCTCGGAGGCGCAGACCCTTCGCCAGCGCCTGCGCGCCACGGGCCAGCGGCTCAGCCTCTATGCCGAGATGTCCCATAGCTCGTGGAGCTACCTGGAGCGCCTGCTGGTGGCGCGCCGGGCGAAGCAGGACACGCGGCAGTTGCTGCAAGAGCATGAGCAGATCATCCGCGCGGACTTCGAGCAGCTGAGGCAGGGCGTGCTGGACGAGCAGCTCTGGGTGGACGTGAAGTCCAGCCCGGACGAGCTCCTGCAGCTCGAGACCCTGGCGCAGGCCCGGCTGCAGTGGGCCCGGCAGGTGGAGGAGGTGGTCCGTCCGCTGGACGGGCAGGGGCCCGCGCCCGAGGCGTGGTGGTCGCTGCTCGCCATGTACGAGCGTCAGGTGTATCCCCAGCTCGCGAAGGCCAAGGGCACCCAGGACGAGAAGATGCGGCGGCTGCAGGTGTTGATGAACACCAGCCTGGAGCGCTCCCAGCGGCTGGGGAGGATCATTCCCCTGGGCGCCAGCGTGCTGCTGGGCCTGCTGACGGTGCTCATCCTGGTGCCGCTGCACCGCGAGCTGCGCAAGCTTCGGGCGGGGGCCGAGCGCATCGGCCAGGGCGACTTCACGGTGGAGCTGCCGGTGGGACGCAAGGACGAGCTGGGCGCCCTGGCACAGGCCTTCAACCGGATGACGCAGGAGCTGCGTGGCACCCTGCAGCAGCGCGAGCAGGTGATGAAGGCGGAGGCGGAGGCGGCCGAGCGCGAGCTGCGCCACCACGCGGAGGTCGCCGCCAGCGACATCCGCCGCTACAACACCCTGCTGGAGCAGATGGTGCGCACGCGCACCGCGGAGCTGGAGAGCAGCAACGCCCAGCTGGCCAACAGCCTGCGGCAGCTCCAGGCCATGCAGGCGCAGCTGATGTTCACCGACCGGCTGGCCGCCATGGGCCGGCTCGCGGCGGGCGTGGGCCATGAAATCAACAACCCGCTCGTCTACGTCATCACCAACATCAACTACCTGCGCACCGAGCTGGCGCGCACGGACGCGCCCCCCTCCGACGAGGAGCGCAAGGAGTTGCTCCAGGCGGTGGAGGAGGCGCGGGAGGGCGCTGAGCGGGTGCGCCTCATCGTCCAGGATTTGAAAACGCTGTCGCGGCCGGACGATGCGAGCAACGGCACGGCGGACCTGGTGGCGGTGGTGCGCAGCGCGGCGAAGATCGCCGCCCATGAGATTCGCCGCCGCGCGCGGCTGGTGGAGGACTTCGAGAGCGTGGCGCTGGTGCGGGGCAACGCGGCGCGGTTGGGGCAGGTGTTCCTCAACCTGCTCATCAACGCGGCGCACGCCATCCCCGAGGGGAAGGTGGAGCAGAACGAGATCCGCGTGGTGGCGCGCCAGGAGAGCTCCGAGCGCATCATCGTCGAGGTGCGAGACACCGGGTGCGGCATCCCCGCCGAGAACCTGGAGCGCATCTTTGATCCGTTCTTCACCACCAAGCCCTCGGGGCAGGGCACGGGGCTGGGGCTCTCGCTGTGCCACAACATCATCACCGCGCTGGGCGGCACCATCACCGTGGAGAGCCAGCTCGACCAGGGCACCACGTTCCGGGTGAGCCTGCCGGCCGTGAAGGCGGAGCGACAGGCCCGCGGGTGA
- a CDS encoding CoA-binding protein, giving the protein MNFRDNLIEDEAGIKRVVKSARRVAVLGIKTEAQSEQPAFFVPEYLAQAGVEVVPVPIYYPDVTHILGKPVFRRLVDVPGALDVVDVFLRPQVIEQYVEDMIAKKPKVVWFQSGIRNDAAAEKLARAGIQVVQSRCLKIDYARYAMVE; this is encoded by the coding sequence ATGAACTTCCGGGACAACCTCATCGAGGACGAGGCGGGCATCAAGCGGGTGGTGAAGAGCGCCCGGCGCGTGGCGGTGCTGGGCATCAAGACGGAGGCGCAGTCGGAGCAGCCGGCCTTCTTCGTGCCGGAGTACCTGGCTCAGGCGGGCGTGGAGGTGGTGCCGGTGCCCATCTACTACCCGGACGTGACGCACATCCTGGGCAAGCCCGTGTTCCGCCGGCTGGTGGACGTGCCCGGGGCCCTCGACGTGGTGGACGTGTTCCTCCGACCCCAGGTCATCGAGCAGTACGTGGAGGACATGATCGCCAAGAAGCCCAAGGTGGTGTGGTTCCAGTCGGGCATCCGCAACGACGCGGCAGCGGAGAAGCTGGCGAGGGCGGGAATCCAGGTGGTGCAGAGCCGGTGCTTGAAGATCGATTACGCCCGCTACGCTATGGTGGAGTGA
- a CDS encoding DUF2795 domain-containing protein — MAYGQAEDPALSIPTHLDSVDYPVWREQLVKAAADNGAPTDLINVFKSLPRTKYESKEEVMRDLAEAARRFASGGLRDDDGAVRDRRNIGRDMVENAPPGHTRHP, encoded by the coding sequence ATGGCTTACGGACAGGCGGAAGACCCGGCGCTGTCAATCCCCACGCACCTGGACTCGGTGGACTATCCGGTGTGGCGCGAGCAGCTCGTGAAGGCGGCCGCGGACAACGGCGCTCCGACCGACCTCATCAACGTCTTCAAGTCCTTGCCGCGCACGAAGTACGAGTCGAAGGAAGAGGTGATGCGCGACCTGGCCGAGGCCGCGCGGCGCTTCGCCAGCGGCGGGCTGCGGGACGATGACGGGGCGGTGCGGGACCGGCGCAACATTGGCCGGGACATGGTGGAGAACGCTCCGCCGGGGCATACGCGCCACCCGTGA
- a CDS encoding YiiX/YebB-like N1pC/P60 family cysteine hydrolase, whose translation MLVTSLLLTQLALAGSPASQAASATPTAPAPAVAAPAPAPEGIYQWEDAEFVAQAQRDLEQLQRYATGLRGLQEQIRKNLALYNQKQDIPYTPEQKQALLSTWAAFFDYFASTEVIRQRYWDFVKVPALTQPTKHGWGFLLTHGALTTILAHGLTYAELTNGRKQLEVLLDEPSPDYGIPERAFAQFKEKVIHVSTATQLFTGDGYREPLQPVLSKVGALKFRLTPWVLEEMKANSKVARGKLLKRGPSFFTMAAKDIVQDNTLRAIFPVQKSVAEWMGDTRVKRIGKPLISREQVMKVLEKMEPGDIMVARQNWYLSNIGLPGFWPHAELYVGTADTLDGYFEGDAEVKAWLSTLPGQPKTLGEYLGRLFPAKWAQYRGTDEHGDAIRIIESISEGVSFTGPEHGMRVDYLGVMRPRLSKKEKAQAIVRAFTYQGRPYDFNFDFFSDSTLVCTELVYKSYAPSKEMKGVRVELVDVAGRRTLPANELVKLFDQEYDTPNRQLDFVAFLDGREDKAGAIEEDVLTFRQTYRRMKWDIAQK comes from the coding sequence ATGCTCGTCACCTCCCTGCTGCTCACCCAGCTCGCGCTCGCTGGCTCCCCTGCCTCCCAGGCAGCCTCTGCCACCCCCACTGCTCCCGCCCCCGCCGTGGCGGCGCCCGCTCCCGCTCCCGAGGGCATCTATCAGTGGGAGGACGCGGAGTTCGTGGCCCAGGCCCAGCGGGACCTCGAGCAGTTGCAGCGCTACGCCACCGGGCTGCGCGGGCTGCAGGAGCAGATCCGCAAGAACCTCGCGCTCTACAACCAGAAGCAGGACATCCCCTACACGCCGGAGCAGAAGCAGGCCCTGCTCTCCACGTGGGCGGCCTTCTTCGACTACTTCGCCTCCACGGAGGTGATTCGCCAGCGCTACTGGGACTTCGTGAAGGTGCCCGCGCTCACCCAGCCCACCAAGCACGGCTGGGGCTTCCTGCTCACCCACGGGGCGCTCACCACCATCCTGGCGCACGGGCTCACCTACGCGGAGCTCACCAACGGCCGCAAGCAGCTCGAGGTGCTCCTGGATGAGCCCTCGCCTGACTACGGCATTCCGGAGCGCGCCTTCGCCCAGTTCAAGGAGAAGGTCATCCATGTCTCCACCGCCACCCAGCTCTTCACCGGGGACGGCTACCGCGAGCCGCTGCAGCCGGTGCTGTCCAAGGTGGGGGCGCTCAAGTTCCGCCTCACCCCGTGGGTGCTCGAGGAGATGAAGGCCAACTCCAAGGTGGCCCGGGGCAAGCTGCTCAAGCGCGGCCCCTCCTTCTTCACCATGGCGGCCAAGGACATCGTCCAGGACAACACCCTGCGCGCCATCTTCCCGGTGCAGAAGTCGGTGGCCGAGTGGATGGGCGACACCCGCGTCAAGCGCATCGGCAAGCCGCTCATCTCCCGCGAGCAGGTGATGAAGGTGCTGGAGAAGATGGAGCCGGGCGACATCATGGTGGCCCGGCAGAACTGGTACCTCTCCAACATCGGCCTGCCGGGCTTCTGGCCCCACGCCGAGCTGTACGTGGGCACCGCGGACACGCTGGACGGCTACTTCGAGGGAGACGCGGAGGTGAAGGCGTGGCTCTCCACCCTGCCCGGCCAGCCGAAGACGCTGGGCGAGTACCTGGGCCGCCTCTTCCCCGCCAAGTGGGCCCAGTACCGGGGCACGGATGAGCACGGGGACGCCATCCGCATCATCGAGTCCATCAGCGAGGGCGTGTCCTTCACCGGCCCCGAGCACGGCATGCGCGTGGACTACCTGGGCGTCATGCGGCCCCGCCTCTCCAAGAAGGAGAAGGCCCAGGCCATCGTCCGCGCCTTCACCTACCAGGGCCGTCCCTACGACTTCAATTTCGACTTCTTCTCGGACTCCACGCTGGTGTGTACCGAGCTCGTCTACAAGTCCTACGCCCCCTCCAAGGAAATGAAGGGCGTGCGCGTGGAGCTGGTGGACGTGGCCGGCCGGCGCACCCTGCCCGCCAACGAGCTCGTCAAGCTGTTCGACCAGGAGTACGACACGCCGAACCGGCAGCTGGACTTCGTGGCCTTCCTGGACGGGCGCGAGGACAAGGCGGGCGCTATTGAAGAGGACGTGCTTACCTTCCGCCAGACGTACCGGCGCATGAAGTGGGACATCGCCCAGAAGTAG